The Brassica oleracea var. oleracea cultivar TO1000 chromosome C6, BOL, whole genome shotgun sequence genome includes a region encoding these proteins:
- the LOC106297020 gene encoding LOW QUALITY PROTEIN: putative disease resistance protein At4g11170 (The sequence of the model RefSeq protein was modified relative to this genomic sequence to represent the inferred CDS: substituted 1 base at 1 genomic stop codon) has product MASSSTSQKDYDVFLSFRGTDTRHNIVSHLHKALVDNGIRTFIDDRDLEDGNIISDQLVKAIQTSLFAVVVLSENYATSSWCLEELRQIMELRNEEKIHVVPVFYKVEPSDVRHQKGTFEAAFQRHSDQRKILEWKGALTQVGNLSGKHSRTCKDEATMVADIVGNISSRLPKVKPANLINQENLVGMEAHMVNLNLLLNMESENEVLMIGIWGMGGIGKTTIAKCLYDRFSSQFPVHYFIEDIKKVYKNKSPSYLQERFLSNIPSGKKNRFLEGGSNNEIKERLGNKKVFIVLDGVDKAEQIHALAKETTWLGLGSRIIITTRDMGLLTSCRVDNVYEVKCLEDNDALQVFKKSAYGGRAPPSDGFEQLFIRASQLAHGLPSALVAYATYLSESTTIETWEEELRSLEARPHKRVEEILRISYNDLDELDKTAFLHVACLFNGYLFNHVTSLLDEGRPRMNHLNAKSLISISTDGCINMHCLVEQTGREIVRQESGNRPSKQRFLWDPNEIYDVLNNNIGTDQNEGVTLHMCDMLRTLFMSDEVFSNMRFLNFFKFFQHLGDIESKVQFKSDCLQFPVKLKLLNXDAYPLEKLPYRFQHHNLVELNLRYSNLESLWNEAVKLWKLRRLDVTGSRNLIKLPDLSTAANFEELIIESCMRLQNIPESISRSHNLKKLNAINCDLLRGVIFNVDFLKGRRRQTGSWRTMLQFQREIARLDFLTDLSIEGQLDIDLFDLCGSAEHFSFSSKQQIPDKSMTMEQNTVTPRLMSDSDSIKSLEIKRLGYIESNAPFSCNSFECFPFLTKLKLINLNIQEIAGDISDLQFLETLDLTGNDFKSLPSTMGQIAKLKYLSLQNCRELRALPQLGQVERLTLSGCVKLRSLRGLVGVELLELRLENCRGLRSLSEELSHFTKITYLDLSSLEFETIPASIRELPSLGTLCLNKCNHLISLEELPLSLSYLYAHGCESLKNVSLSPHHSIKHLDLSHCFNLHQEQDLLSQFINQGQNQQVSSLILFSSDSMLRF; this is encoded by the exons ATGGCTTCCTCTTCAACTTCTCAAAAAGACTACGATGTCTTCCTCAGCTTCCGAGGGACAGATACACGCCACAACATCGTCAGCCATTTGCACAAAGCACTTGTTGACAATGGAATTCGTACCTTTATAGACGACAGGGATCTCGAAGATGGCAACATCATTTCCGACCAACTTGTCAAGGCTATACAAACTTCTTTGTTCGCTGTGGTTGTTCTCTCTGAAAACTACGCTACTTCAAGCTGGTGTTTGGAGGAACTCCGACAGATAATGGAGCTTCGCAATGAGGAGAAGATCCATGTCGTTCCCGTCTTCTACAAAGTAGAGCCTTCTGACGTGAGACATCAAAAAGGAACCTTCGAGGCTGCGTTTCAGCGACACAGTGATCAAAGGAAGATTCTCGAATGGAAAGGAGCTCTCACCCAAGTTGGCAATCTGTCAGGCAAGCATTCCAGGACATG CAAGGATGAAGCAACGATGGTAGCCGATATAGTTGGAAATATCTCAAGCCGACTGCCAAAGGTGAAGCCTGCAAATTTGATCAATCAAGAGAATTTAGTTGGGATGGAAGCACACATGGTGAACCTGAATCTCCTTTTGAATATGGAGTCTGAAAATGAGGTTCTCATGATAGGAATATGGGGTATGGGAGGCATAGGCAAAACCACCATTGCTAAGTGTCTCTATGATCGATTTTCAAGTCAATTTCCAGTTCATTATTTCATAGAAGACATTAAGAAGGTTTATAAGAACAAGAGTCCATCCTACTTACAGGAAAGATTCCTCTCCAACATCCCCAGTGGTAAGAAAAATCGTTTCCTTGAAGGAGGATCCAACAATGAGATAAAGGAAAGACTAGGGAACAAAAAAGTATTCATTGTGCTTGATGGTGTGGATAAAGCGGAGCAGATACATGCACTGGCAAAAGAGACTACCTGGTTGGGTTTAGGGAGCCGAATAATCATAACTACACGAGACATGGGTCTGCTCACCTCCTGCAGAGTAGACAATGTATATGAGGTTAAATGCTTGGAGGATAATGATGCCCTCCAGGTCTTTAAGAAGTCAGCCTATGGAGGAAGAGCGCCTCCTTCTGATGGCTTTGAGCAACTCTTCATTAGAGCGTCTCAGCTAGCTCACGGCCTTCCCTCTGCCCTAGTGGCTTATGCCACATATCTCAGTGAAAGCACAACCATAGAGACATGGGAAGAAGAACTACGTTCACTTGAAGCAAGGCCACACAAACGTGTCGAGGAGATTCTGAGAATTAGCTACAATGATTTAGATGAACTTGACAAAACAGCTTTCCTTCATGTTGCCTGTCTCTTTAACGGATACCTTTTTAACCATGTCACTTCCCTTCTTGATGAAGGTCGTCCTAGGATGAATCATTTAAATGCAAAGTCTCTCATCAGCATATCGACAGATGGATGTATAAACATGCATTGCTTGGTTGAACAAACAGGAAGGGAAATCGTGCGCCAAGAATCCGGGAACAGGCCTTCTAAACAAAGGTTTCTATGGGATCCTAACGAGATATATGATGTACTGAACAATAATATA GGTACGGATCAAAATGAAGGTGTGACACTGCACATGTGTGATATGCTTCGCACATTATTTATGAGTGATGAAGTATTTAGCAACATGCGTTTTCTAAACTTTTTCAAGTTCTTCCAGCACTTGGGTGATATAGAATCCAAGGTACAGTTTAAGTCAGATTGTCTTCAGTTTCCTGTTAAACTTAAGCTACTAAATTAGGATGCATATCCGTTGGAAAAGTTGCCATATAGGTTCCAGCACCACAATCTGGTGGAACTCAATCTCCGATACAGCAACCTCGAGAGTCTATGGAACGAAGCTGTA AAGCTCTGGAAGCTGCGGAGACTAGATGTGACCGGTTCGAGGAATCTAATAAAGCTTCCAGATCTTTCAACAGCCGCGAATTTTGAGGAATTGATAATAGAAAGCTGCATGAGGCTACAGAACATCCCAGAGTCGATAAGCAGATCACATAATCTCAAAAAACTCAACGCAATCAACTGTGATCTCCTTAGGGGTGTCATATTCAATGTTGACTTTCTTAAAGGCAGGCGTAGACAGACGGGCAGCTGGCGAACCATGTTACAGTTTCAGAGAGAAATAGCGAGGCTGGATTTTCTTACGGACCTATCCATCGAGGGCCAGCTAGATATAGACTTATTTGACCTTTGTGGCAGTG CAGAGCACTTCTCCTTTAGCTCCAAGCAACAGATCCCTGATAAATCGATGACAATGGAACAGAATACAGTAACGCCTAGGCTTATGTCAGATTCTGACAGTATAAAATCACTTGAGATCAAGCGGTTGGGTTACATAGAATCTAATGCTCCTTTCAGCTGTAACAGCTTTGAATGCTTTCCATTTTTGACCAAGCTAAAGCTAATAAACCTAAACATCCAAGAAATCGCAGGAGACATATCTGACCTGCAATTCCTAGAGACACTGGACCTCACCGGAAACGATTTTAAGTCACTACCCTCTACCATGGGACAAATTGCCAAGTTGAAGTATCTCAGCCTTCAAAACTGCCGGGAACTCCGAGCACTGCCACAACTTGGTCAGGTGGAGAGACTCACACTTTCTGGCTGTGTGAAGCTCCGATCATTGAGGGGACTTGTTGGTGTAGAGTTGCTTGAGCTGCGCCTCGAAAACTGCAGGGGTCTTCGCTCATTGTCGGAGGAGCTTAGTCACTTCACCAAGATAACGTATCTAGACCTCAGCAGCCTAGAGTTTGAGACAATCCCCGCAAGCATCAGAGAGCTTCCATCTTTGGGAACTCTCTGCCTCAACAAATGCAATCATCTCATATCACTGGAAGAGCTTCCACTGAGCCTCAGTTACCTCTACGCACACGGCTGCGAATCCCTGAAGAATGTTTCTCTTTCACCACATCATTCAATCAAACACCTTGATCTCAGCCATTGCTTCAATCTTCATCAAGAACAAGATTTGCTTTCTCAGTTCATAAACCAAGGACAAAATCAACAAGTAAGTTCTCTTATCCTTTTTTCCTCCGATTCAATGCTAAGGTTTTGA